From the genome of Gemmatimonadales bacterium, one region includes:
- the carB gene encoding carbamoyl-phosphate synthase large subunit, whose translation MPKRTDLSSILIIGSGPIVIGQGAEFDYSGTQAVRALKEEGYRVILVNSNPATIMTDPEIADRTYIEPVTPEWVTKVIERERPDALLPTMGGQTALNVAMALVRDGTLEKYGVELIGANERAIRIAEDRAEFAAAMVRIGLATPAGTVVSTVEEGLAGVERTGYPAILRPSFTLGGSGGGIAYNREEFETLLRRGLELSPVHSVLVERSIIGWKEFELEVMRDGADNVVIVCSIENLDPMGVHTGDSITVAPAMTLTDREYQQMRDASIAIIREVGVAAGGCNIQFAVDPVSGQQLVIEMNPRVSRSSALASKATGFPIARIGTKVAVGYTLDELPNDITRTTPASFEPVLDYVVVKVPRFAFEKFPAAEPFLTTQMKSVGEAMAIGRTFKEALQKGFRGLETGRAGWVIGAGPIDDRLSDIDRATLLAAIRVPTPERLFQVKRALVSGVTIDDLHEASGIDRWFLHQLDELVRMEDEWIAYPFGTDDAADRATLLRLKRAGFSDWQLADLKQLQESEIRDTRHRLALRPVYKTVDTCAGEFPSSTPYLYSCWDEENEASHDGRPTVIILGSGPNRIGQGVEFDYCCVRATLAFRELGYRTVMVNSNPETVSTDFDISDVLYFEPLTLEHVLEIVNVEHPIGVVVQLGGQTPLKLAKALQAAGVPILGTSPDAIDAAEDRKQFEALVRQLGIRQPPNGTADTVEMALEVAERIGYPVLVRPSYVLGGRAMRIVYDAEELHGFFDEAARVAPGHPVLIDSFLEDAFEADVDAICDGTNVVIGGVMQHIEDAGIHSGDSACVLPPYLITEDQVEQMREHTRAFARALGVVGLINAQYAIKDGVVYCLEVNPRASRTIPFVSKTTGVPLASLAAAVMTGKALDSLGLTDDPLQPYVAVKEAVFPFSKFPGVDTRLGPEMRSTGEVMGIADSFGMAFAKAQASADGELPLSGSVFVTVNDHDKPTVVPIARRFHELGFRILATSGTQRYLRARGIPAERVLKVYEGRPNGIDLMVSGQVHLLVNTPLGKLTQADDYAMRRTALQHGIPYTTTMSAASAACDAIIAMKSRRLEVCSLQEWHALARQALAT comes from the coding sequence TCAACGTGGCGATGGCGCTGGTTCGCGACGGGACCCTCGAGAAGTACGGCGTCGAGCTGATCGGCGCGAACGAGCGCGCCATCCGCATCGCCGAAGACCGCGCCGAGTTCGCAGCGGCGATGGTGCGGATCGGCCTGGCGACGCCCGCGGGCACCGTGGTCTCGACGGTTGAAGAGGGACTCGCCGGCGTGGAGCGCACCGGGTATCCCGCGATCCTCCGTCCGTCATTCACGCTCGGCGGCTCGGGCGGCGGGATCGCCTACAACCGTGAGGAATTCGAGACGCTGCTCCGGCGCGGCCTTGAACTCTCGCCGGTGCACTCGGTGCTGGTGGAGCGCAGCATCATCGGGTGGAAGGAGTTCGAGCTCGAGGTCATGCGTGACGGCGCCGACAATGTCGTCATCGTCTGCTCGATCGAGAATCTCGATCCGATGGGCGTGCACACCGGCGACTCGATCACGGTGGCGCCCGCGATGACGCTCACCGATCGCGAATACCAGCAGATGCGCGACGCATCGATCGCGATCATTCGCGAGGTCGGCGTCGCCGCTGGTGGATGCAACATCCAGTTCGCCGTCGACCCGGTCAGCGGTCAGCAACTGGTGATCGAGATGAATCCCCGCGTGTCGCGATCGTCTGCGCTGGCAAGCAAGGCGACCGGATTCCCGATCGCACGGATCGGCACCAAGGTCGCCGTCGGCTACACGCTCGACGAGCTTCCCAACGACATCACGCGGACCACGCCGGCGTCGTTCGAACCGGTGCTCGACTACGTCGTCGTCAAGGTGCCACGCTTCGCCTTCGAGAAATTCCCCGCCGCCGAGCCGTTCCTCACCACCCAGATGAAGTCGGTCGGCGAGGCGATGGCGATCGGCCGGACGTTCAAGGAAGCGCTCCAGAAGGGATTCCGCGGCCTCGAAACCGGACGCGCCGGCTGGGTGATCGGCGCCGGACCGATCGACGACCGCTTGAGTGACATCGACCGTGCGACACTGCTCGCCGCGATCCGCGTCCCGACACCGGAGCGTTTGTTCCAGGTGAAGCGCGCGCTCGTCTCTGGTGTGACCATCGACGACCTCCACGAAGCCTCGGGGATCGATCGCTGGTTCCTCCATCAGCTCGACGAGCTGGTGCGGATGGAAGACGAGTGGATCGCCTATCCCTTCGGAACGGATGACGCCGCCGATCGCGCGACGCTCCTCCGCCTCAAACGGGCCGGGTTCTCCGACTGGCAGCTTGCCGACCTCAAGCAGCTCCAGGAGTCGGAGATCCGCGACACGCGGCATCGCCTCGCCCTGCGGCCGGTGTACAAGACCGTGGATACCTGTGCCGGAGAGTTTCCGTCGAGCACGCCGTACCTCTATTCCTGCTGGGATGAGGAGAACGAAGCGTCGCACGACGGCCGGCCGACCGTGATCATTCTCGGCTCGGGGCCCAACCGGATCGGACAGGGCGTCGAATTCGACTATTGCTGCGTCCGGGCGACCCTCGCCTTCCGCGAACTTGGCTACCGCACCGTGATGGTCAATTCGAATCCGGAAACAGTCTCCACCGATTTCGACATCTCGGACGTCCTCTACTTCGAGCCGCTCACGCTGGAGCACGTCCTCGAGATCGTGAACGTCGAGCATCCGATCGGCGTGGTCGTACAACTCGGCGGCCAGACGCCGCTCAAGCTCGCCAAGGCACTGCAGGCCGCCGGTGTGCCGATCCTCGGCACGTCGCCCGACGCCATCGACGCCGCGGAAGACCGCAAGCAGTTCGAAGCGCTGGTGCGACAATTGGGGATCCGTCAGCCGCCCAATGGGACTGCCGACACGGTGGAGATGGCGCTCGAGGTGGCGGAGCGGATCGGCTATCCGGTGCTGGTGCGGCCGAGCTACGTCCTCGGCGGACGCGCGATGCGCATCGTCTACGATGCCGAGGAGCTTCACGGATTCTTCGACGAAGCGGCCCGCGTGGCACCTGGGCATCCGGTGCTGATCGACTCATTCCTCGAGGATGCGTTCGAAGCCGACGTCGACGCGATCTGCGACGGGACCAACGTGGTGATCGGTGGCGTGATGCAGCACATCGAGGACGCCGGCATTCATTCCGGCGACTCCGCGTGCGTCCTCCCGCCGTACCTCATCACCGAGGACCAGGTCGAGCAGATGCGCGAGCACACCCGCGCCTTTGCCAGGGCACTCGGCGTGGTCGGGCTGATCAACGCACAATACGCGATCAAGGATGGCGTCGTCTATTGCCTCGAGGTCAATCCGCGGGCGTCGCGCACCATCCCATTCGTGTCGAAGACCACCGGGGTGCCGCTTGCGTCGCTTGCCGCGGCGGTGATGACCGGGAAGGCGCTCGATTCGCTCGGCCTCACCGACGATCCGCTGCAGCCATACGTCGCCGTGAAGGAGGCGGTCTTCCCGTTCTCCAAGTTTCCCGGCGTCGATACCCGGCTCGGCCCGGAGATGCGGTCGACCGGCGAAGTGATGGGAATCGCCGATTCGTTCGGGATGGCGTTCGCCAAGGCGCAGGCAAGCGCCGACGGCGAGCTTCCCCTCAGCGGTTCGGTGTTCGTGACCGTCAACGATCACGACAAGCCGACGGTGGTCCCGATCGCCCGTCGCTTCCACGAGCTCGGCTTTCGCATCCTCGCGACGTCGGGGACACAGCGCTACCTGCGCGCTCGCGGGATTCCCGCCGAGCGCGTCCTCAAGGTGTACGAGGGACGGCCCAACGGCATCGACCTGATGGTGTCGGGGCAGGTGCACCTGCTCGTGAACACGCCGCTCGGCAAGCTGACGCAGGCCGACGATTACGCCATGCGCCGCACCGCGCTGCAACACGGCATTCCCTACACGACGACGATGTCGGCGGCCTCGGCGGCGTGCGATGCGATCATCGCGATGAAGAGCCGCCGCCTCGAGGTCTGCTCACTCCAGGAGTGGCACGCCCTGGCGCGCCAGGCGCTCGCGACCTGA
- a CDS encoding DUF1801 domain-containing protein, with translation MAAQKSRGGVQPIGEFLDTLDADRRADTDQLIAMMRRVTGHAPVVWTGGIIGFGDIHYRYGSGHEGDRFEIGFAPRAREFVLYCDGLFGPPRTRLLTRLGPHRSGVGCVYIKRLADIDRAALDEMIDASVAGIRAIAIARRAERKSTKGPRTK, from the coding sequence ATGGCAGCGCAAAAGAGCAGAGGCGGCGTTCAGCCGATCGGTGAGTTCCTCGACACACTCGATGCCGATCGTCGTGCCGACACCGACCAGTTGATTGCCATGATGCGCCGGGTAACCGGACACGCGCCCGTCGTCTGGACCGGCGGCATCATCGGATTCGGCGACATTCACTACCGATACGGCAGCGGTCACGAGGGCGACCGATTCGAAATCGGCTTCGCGCCGCGCGCTCGCGAATTCGTGCTGTATTGCGACGGGCTCTTCGGTCCGCCACGCACCCGGCTGCTGACGCGACTGGGGCCCCATCGTAGCGGTGTCGGCTGCGTCTACATCAAGCGCCTCGCCGACATCGACCGCGCTGCGCTCGACGAGATGATCGATGCCAGTGTCGCCGGGATCCGCGCCATCGCCATAGCCAGGCGCGCCGAGAGAAAGAGCACGAAGGGCCCCCGGACGAAGTGA
- the murB gene encoding UDP-N-acetylmuramate dehydrogenase — protein MTARDPGFIAALRARVHGEVRDGEALSRWSTYRIGGPATVLHPAGAEDVAHALRVAGEHHVAWFALGLGSNLLFPDDGLTALVIRLGKGIDALVQDGARWTIGAGMPQPLAAKRTAAAGFGGIHKMVGVPGSVGGGIVMNAGCHGAEWRDTVQSVAVIDEIGNDRVVPAADARFTYRRSALGRVVVVSATVDLHPEDAATLESETEELYQWRKTMTPFNQPCCGSVFKNPALPAEHDPASPRTAGQFIEAAGLKGMRVGPVEISPMHANYFVNTGGGTAADVKQLMVLAQRKVADQFGVALEPEVKLVTSEGLIG, from the coding sequence GTGACCGCCAGAGATCCCGGATTCATTGCTGCGCTGCGAGCCCGCGTGCACGGAGAAGTGCGCGACGGCGAGGCGCTGTCGCGCTGGTCAACCTACCGCATCGGTGGTCCCGCGACCGTGCTGCACCCGGCCGGCGCGGAAGATGTCGCGCACGCGCTGCGGGTCGCCGGCGAGCATCACGTCGCATGGTTCGCGCTTGGACTCGGTTCCAACCTTCTGTTCCCCGACGATGGACTCACCGCACTGGTGATTCGACTGGGGAAGGGAATCGATGCGCTGGTACAGGATGGCGCCCGCTGGACGATCGGTGCGGGGATGCCCCAACCCCTCGCGGCCAAGCGCACGGCGGCTGCCGGATTCGGCGGGATCCACAAGATGGTTGGCGTTCCCGGGAGCGTTGGCGGCGGGATCGTGATGAACGCAGGATGCCACGGCGCCGAGTGGCGTGACACCGTGCAATCGGTCGCAGTGATCGACGAGATTGGAAACGATCGAGTCGTGCCAGCCGCCGACGCGCGATTCACCTACAGGCGCAGTGCCCTCGGTCGCGTCGTCGTCGTGAGCGCCACCGTCGACCTTCATCCGGAGGACGCGGCAACGCTGGAGTCCGAGACCGAAGAGCTCTACCAGTGGCGAAAGACCATGACGCCATTCAATCAGCCGTGTTGTGGGTCGGTGTTCAAGAATCCGGCGCTCCCGGCGGAGCACGATCCGGCGTCGCCGCGAACAGCTGGTCAGTTCATCGAAGCTGCGGGACTCAAGGGGATGCGCGTCGGGCCGGTCGAGATCTCGCCGATGCACGCCAACTACTTCGTGAACACCGGTGGCGGGACTGCCGCGGACGTGAAGCAGCTGATGGTGCTCGCCCAGCGGAAAGTCGCCGATCAGTTCGGTGTCGCACTCGAGCCGGAAGTGAAGCTCGTCACCAGCGAGGGACTTATCGGGTAA